From a region of the Spelaeicoccus albus genome:
- a CDS encoding helix-turn-helix transcriptional regulator — protein MTLPATDHLSRLLAMVPYLLDHQGIGLSDAAARFDITEDELVDDLQLLFLCGTPGHMPDDLIEADWESGHVYLGNADELSKPVRLSMDEALTLIVGLRMLADVPGLAGKDAVDSALAKLVEATGGLSAARTIGVDAAEAGSADVLATLQRALGATRRVHISYLVPARDEVTERDVDPMTLTSTDGHWYFEGWCHRAADVRLFRTDRITAAELLDIDGTPPERAEPKDLSTGIFVPASTDTAVTMELEPEAGWIAEYYPTDEDVDLGNGRRRIVLRTADTGWLRRLLPRLGGAATVIEPAEIQDGAVEAARSALNRYRELG, from the coding sequence ATGACTCTGCCCGCGACCGATCATTTGTCCAGGCTGCTGGCCATGGTGCCGTATCTGCTCGACCATCAGGGCATCGGGCTGTCCGATGCCGCGGCCCGGTTCGACATCACCGAAGACGAACTCGTTGACGACCTGCAGCTGCTGTTCCTTTGCGGCACACCCGGGCACATGCCCGATGACCTGATCGAGGCCGATTGGGAATCCGGCCACGTTTACCTCGGCAACGCCGACGAGCTTTCCAAACCCGTGCGATTGTCGATGGACGAGGCGCTCACGCTTATCGTGGGCCTGCGCATGCTCGCCGACGTGCCCGGCCTGGCCGGCAAGGACGCCGTGGACAGCGCCCTTGCCAAACTAGTCGAGGCGACCGGCGGGCTGTCGGCAGCTCGGACAATTGGCGTGGACGCTGCCGAGGCCGGCAGTGCCGACGTCCTTGCCACGCTGCAGCGGGCGCTGGGCGCGACCCGGCGCGTGCACATCTCATACCTGGTGCCGGCACGCGACGAGGTCACCGAACGGGACGTCGACCCGATGACTCTCACGTCGACGGACGGCCACTGGTATTTCGAGGGCTGGTGTCATCGCGCAGCCGATGTGCGGCTGTTCCGCACCGACCGGATCACGGCGGCAGAGCTTCTCGACATCGATGGGACACCCCCGGAACGGGCCGAGCCGAAGGACTTGAGCACCGGCATTTTCGTGCCGGCTTCGACCGACACGGCAGTGACGATGGAACTTGAGCCGGAAGCCGGCTGGATTGCCGAATACTATCCGACGGACGAGGACGTCGATTTGGGCAACGGCAGACGTCGCATCGTATTGCGCACTGCCGACACGGGATGGCTCCGCCGGCTGCTGCCGCGCCTCGGGGGAGCGGCAACGGTCATCGAACCGGCGGAAATCCAGGACGGCGCCGTCGAAGCGGCCCGCTCGGCTCTGAACCGTTAC
- a CDS encoding helix-turn-helix transcriptional regulator, whose product MPTSSTPVGRTERLLNLVIALLWTRTWLTKSQIRQAIEPYANAKSVEAFERMFERDKDELRELGIPVVTGTNETLFDDDTTTTGYKIDREAYQLPVLDFTAAEATVLGIASRTWQQASLAGPAARALTKLRAVGVEPDSESLIGVEPRVRTVEPAFAPLYRAVGHRRSVTFSYRKPGGDTAERHLQPWGLLTWHGRWYVSGHDTDRDAPRVFRLSRITGTVKAVGRSGAYEIPDDFDARRVLSNDPAPTYPARLGLAAGTGQSLRMRACGDHPFDADQIDIDFTDLGSFAAELAGYGPDVVVLSPPELRRAVIERLEAFVAGSEEGAR is encoded by the coding sequence GTGCCTACCAGTTCCACGCCCGTCGGACGCACCGAGCGACTGCTGAACCTGGTGATCGCCTTGCTGTGGACCCGAACGTGGTTGACGAAGAGCCAAATCCGACAAGCCATCGAACCGTATGCCAACGCCAAATCCGTTGAGGCGTTCGAGCGCATGTTCGAACGCGACAAGGACGAGCTGCGCGAACTCGGCATTCCGGTCGTCACCGGCACCAATGAGACGTTGTTCGACGACGACACGACGACCACCGGTTACAAGATCGACCGCGAGGCCTACCAGCTGCCGGTGCTCGACTTCACTGCCGCAGAGGCAACCGTGCTGGGCATCGCGTCCCGGACCTGGCAGCAGGCCTCGCTAGCCGGGCCCGCAGCGCGTGCCTTGACCAAGCTTCGTGCCGTCGGCGTCGAGCCGGACAGCGAATCGCTGATTGGCGTCGAGCCGCGGGTGCGCACCGTCGAGCCGGCGTTCGCGCCGCTGTATCGCGCCGTCGGACATCGACGCTCCGTGACGTTCAGCTACCGCAAGCCCGGCGGCGACACGGCCGAGCGCCACCTCCAACCCTGGGGACTGTTGACGTGGCACGGCCGTTGGTACGTCAGCGGCCACGACACCGACCGGGATGCTCCGCGCGTCTTTCGCCTCTCACGCATCACCGGAACGGTGAAGGCCGTCGGACGTTCGGGCGCGTACGAGATCCCCGACGACTTCGATGCTCGCCGGGTGCTCTCGAACGATCCGGCCCCCACCTATCCTGCCCGGCTCGGCCTTGCCGCCGGCACCGGACAGTCCTTGCGCATGCGGGCCTGCGGAGATCACCCGTTCGACGCCGACCAGATCGACATCGACTTCACCGACCTCGGCTCGTTCGCGGCCGAACTGGCCGGCTACGGACCGGACGTCGTCGTGCTGTCGCCGCCCGAACTCCGCCGAGCAGTGATCGAACGGCTCGAAGCATTTGTCGCCGGAAGCGAGGAGGGAGCCCGATGA
- a CDS encoding FKBP-type peptidyl-prolyl cis-trans isomerase — protein sequence MRRSVIAGLLAAVLVVSGCSNGNDDASSSPSPSTGSSAVSAKDAKSHGIGDITVAGKSGKEPTVDFKAPLVAKDSSKIVHRGKGKPVKKGQLVSANMTMVSGNTGKTLQSNYGLKKSAQFPMDSKQISPALFKAVKGANIGSRILLLLNASAQQGQPQQTLVYVIDVTGAKTIPTRAKGTSVPPKKGLPKVKLAKDGKPSISVPKSKAPTKLTVQPLIKGKGKVVKAGDNLTVKYTGVLWKNGKEFDSSWGKSPSTYTVQNIGQARVIKGWNKGLVGQTVGSQVLLVVPPSMGYGKDDNNGIPGGSTLVFVVDILSADS from the coding sequence GTGCGTCGAAGTGTCATTGCAGGTTTGCTGGCGGCAGTGCTCGTCGTGTCCGGTTGCAGCAACGGGAACGACGATGCCTCGTCGTCCCCATCGCCGTCCACCGGCAGTTCGGCGGTCTCGGCCAAGGACGCGAAGTCTCATGGAATAGGCGACATCACGGTTGCCGGCAAATCCGGTAAAGAACCGACCGTCGACTTCAAGGCGCCGCTCGTGGCGAAAGACTCGTCAAAAATCGTGCACCGCGGCAAGGGCAAACCGGTGAAGAAGGGCCAGCTGGTCAGCGCCAATATGACGATGGTCAGCGGCAATACCGGCAAGACTCTTCAATCCAACTACGGTCTGAAGAAGTCCGCGCAGTTCCCGATGGACTCGAAGCAAATCAGCCCGGCCCTGTTCAAGGCCGTCAAGGGCGCGAACATCGGCAGCCGCATCCTGTTGCTGCTCAACGCATCGGCGCAGCAAGGACAGCCGCAGCAGACGCTCGTCTACGTCATCGACGTCACCGGAGCGAAAACCATCCCGACTCGGGCCAAGGGCACGTCGGTGCCGCCCAAGAAGGGGTTGCCGAAGGTCAAGCTGGCCAAGGACGGCAAGCCGTCGATCTCGGTGCCGAAGTCGAAGGCGCCGACGAAGCTCACCGTCCAGCCGCTCATCAAGGGCAAGGGCAAGGTCGTCAAGGCCGGCGACAACCTCACCGTGAAATACACGGGCGTGCTGTGGAAGAACGGCAAGGAGTTCGACAGCAGCTGGGGAAAGTCGCCCAGCACGTACACGGTGCAGAACATTGGCCAGGCGCGAGTCATCAAGGGCTGGAACAAGGGGCTTGTCGGTCAAACGGTCGGCAGCCAGGTCTTGCTCGTGGTGCCGCCGTCGATGGGGTACGGCAAGGACGACAACAACGGGATCCCCGGCGGCTCGACGCTGGTCTTCGTCGTCGATATCCTGTCGGCCGACTCGTAA
- a CDS encoding DUF3866 family protein, which yields MIHWRRARVASILSDRPGVRELTVTPSTSLPGATTSDVRAVAYTDLVGTPERGDDVLVNVSALARGLGTGGFALVVALPDRLPADPPDGPGHLVKARYTPMQTMVLGVDDQESPHHDALAAADSLDGMPVVVADLHSALPAIVAGIRLVDPSLVVAYVMTDGGALPARFSATAAGLTESGWIAGTVSVGQSFGGDIEAVSLHTGLLAAKSVLRADIAIVAQGPGNLGTGTKWGFSGVSAGEAVNAASVLHGRPIGSLRVSEADERHRHFGVSHHSLTAYGQVALAPAEIAVPELPGKFGADVRRQAAALGAPRGRHVLVNVPADGLDDALAGCPVPLRTMGRGPGDDRAAFVSAAAAGRYAANARP from the coding sequence GTGATTCATTGGCGTAGGGCGCGCGTAGCGTCGATCCTGTCCGACCGGCCGGGAGTGCGTGAACTCACCGTCACGCCGTCGACGTCGCTCCCGGGAGCGACGACCAGCGACGTCCGGGCCGTGGCGTACACGGACCTCGTGGGGACGCCGGAACGCGGCGACGACGTGCTGGTGAACGTGTCGGCGCTGGCCCGAGGTCTCGGCACGGGCGGGTTTGCGCTGGTGGTGGCGTTGCCGGACCGGCTCCCGGCCGATCCGCCGGACGGGCCCGGACACCTCGTCAAGGCCCGGTACACGCCGATGCAGACCATGGTGCTGGGCGTGGACGATCAGGAATCGCCGCATCATGACGCGTTGGCGGCGGCGGACTCGCTGGACGGGATGCCGGTCGTGGTGGCCGATCTGCACTCGGCGCTGCCGGCGATAGTGGCGGGGATCCGGCTTGTCGATCCGTCGCTGGTGGTGGCGTACGTGATGACTGACGGCGGCGCGTTGCCCGCCCGGTTCTCCGCCACGGCTGCCGGCCTGACCGAGTCCGGCTGGATCGCCGGGACCGTCAGCGTGGGGCAGAGCTTTGGCGGCGATATTGAGGCGGTCAGCCTGCACACGGGACTGCTTGCCGCCAAAAGCGTGCTCCGGGCCGATATCGCTATTGTGGCGCAGGGCCCGGGCAACCTGGGCACCGGGACGAAATGGGGGTTCTCCGGCGTGTCGGCCGGCGAAGCCGTCAATGCGGCGTCCGTTTTGCACGGGCGTCCCATCGGTTCGCTGCGCGTCTCCGAGGCCGATGAGAGGCACCGACATTTCGGCGTCTCGCACCATTCGCTCACCGCCTACGGGCAGGTGGCCCTGGCGCCCGCCGAGATCGCGGTGCCGGAGCTGCCGGGGAAATTCGGTGCGGACGTGCGCAGGCAAGCGGCCGCGCTCGGAGCGCCGCGCGGCCGGCACGTTCTCGTCAACGTGCCGGCGGACGGCCTGGACGACGCATTGGCCGGCTGCCCGGTTCCTTTGAGAACCATGGGCAGGGGCCCGGGCGACGACCGGGCGGCCTTCGTCAGCGCGGCGGCTGCGGGACGGTACGCGGCTAACGCACGCCCATGA
- a CDS encoding FKBP-type peptidyl-prolyl cis-trans isomerase, whose translation MSANRSKPQIEFPGEIPPADLEVVDEVVGDGAEAKAGSVVSAHYVGVAFSTGEEFDASWNRGSPLEFQLGVGQVIAGWDQGIAGMKVGGRRRLTIPAKLAYGDAGAAGAIAPGESLIFVVDLMGVR comes from the coding sequence ATGAGCGCTAATCGGAGCAAGCCGCAAATCGAATTTCCCGGCGAGATCCCGCCGGCTGACCTCGAGGTCGTCGATGAGGTAGTCGGCGACGGTGCCGAGGCGAAGGCGGGAAGTGTCGTCAGCGCTCACTACGTCGGCGTGGCTTTTTCCACGGGCGAGGAATTCGATGCTTCGTGGAACCGCGGCAGCCCGCTCGAGTTCCAGCTGGGCGTCGGACAGGTCATCGCCGGATGGGATCAAGGCATCGCCGGCATGAAAGTCGGCGGACGTCGTCGTCTCACCATCCCGGCCAAGCTGGCCTACGGCGACGCCGGCGCGGCAGGAGCCATCGCCCCCGGCGAATCTCTCATCTTCGTCGTCGACCTCATGGGCGTGCGTTAG